Proteins from a genomic interval of Microbacterium abyssi:
- a CDS encoding MFS transporter has translation MLRVLRNATYAKLFSAQVIALLGTGLLTVALGLLAFDIAGDAAGSVLGTALTIKMVAYVGVAPLIAAVVDRLPKKAVLVTADGVRLVIALLLPFVTEAWQIYVLVFVLQSASATFTPAFQSLIPAVLPEPNDYTRALSLSRLAYDLEALVSPTIAAALLTLVSYNNLFVGTAIGFACSAALVLLSRLPVRSDDEPWTSFWQRLPMGAKVFARTSTLRFLMLTNIVVAAGTAIVLVNSVVYARGVFHLDDAALALALACYGIGSLVVAVNIPWVVVRIGVIRTMIIGTILIVVGLLAAVIVTAVSAKTGSGWIALLGTWVVLGMGTSLVNTPSSRLLADASTPANRNLVYTAQFALSHACFLITYPIAGWLGAASLSSAALALALIAIVAAASALVFARVKILQGSERRARQPTSQGGKPDTTRTRK, from the coding sequence ATGCTACGCGTTCTGCGCAACGCCACCTATGCGAAGCTGTTCTCCGCGCAGGTGATCGCCCTGTTGGGCACGGGGCTTCTCACGGTCGCCCTGGGGCTGCTCGCGTTCGATATCGCGGGGGATGCCGCTGGGTCCGTGCTCGGCACGGCGCTGACGATCAAAATGGTCGCCTATGTCGGCGTCGCGCCCCTGATCGCGGCAGTGGTTGACCGGTTGCCGAAGAAGGCGGTGCTCGTGACAGCCGACGGGGTGCGGCTGGTGATCGCCCTGCTGTTGCCGTTTGTCACGGAAGCGTGGCAGATCTACGTGCTGGTCTTCGTGCTGCAGTCCGCGTCTGCGACTTTCACCCCGGCGTTTCAGTCCCTGATTCCCGCGGTTCTGCCCGAACCGAACGACTACACGCGTGCTCTATCGCTGTCGCGACTCGCCTATGACCTCGAGGCGCTGGTGAGCCCGACGATCGCCGCGGCGCTGCTGACACTGGTCAGTTACAACAACCTGTTCGTCGGCACTGCCATCGGATTCGCGTGCTCGGCGGCCCTCGTGCTGCTTTCCCGGCTGCCGGTCCGATCCGATGACGAGCCCTGGACATCGTTCTGGCAGCGACTCCCGATGGGAGCAAAAGTGTTCGCCCGCACGTCAACGCTCCGCTTTCTGATGTTGACCAACATTGTCGTCGCGGCCGGCACCGCGATCGTGCTCGTGAACTCGGTGGTGTACGCCCGCGGGGTCTTCCATCTTGACGACGCCGCTCTCGCGCTTGCGTTGGCCTGTTACGGCATCGGCTCGCTCGTGGTCGCGGTGAACATCCCCTGGGTGGTTGTGCGGATCGGTGTGATCCGCACGATGATCATCGGAACAATCCTCATCGTCGTCGGCCTCCTTGCGGCAGTCATCGTCACCGCCGTCTCTGCGAAGACCGGGTCAGGCTGGATCGCACTGCTGGGCACCTGGGTGGTGCTGGGCATGGGAACATCCCTGGTGAACACACCCTCATCGCGGCTTCTCGCCGATGCCTCTACGCCCGCGAACCGGAACCTCGTCTACACGGCTCAGTTCGCCCTCTCCCACGCCTGCTTCCTGATCACCTATCCGATCGCGGGCTGGCTCGGCGCTGCCAGCCTTTCCAGCGCGGCACTCGCCCTGGCCCTGATCGCCATCGTGGCCGCAGCGTCCGCGCTTGTTTTCGCCAGAGTGAAGATCCTGCAAGGCTCCGAGCGGCGTGCCAGGCAGCCAACCTCTCAGGGCGGAAAGCCCGACACCACGAGGACGCGAAAGTAA
- a CDS encoding ArsR/SmtB family transcription factor yields MHADTKCSLSVESSYVELAAEVFSMLADATRVRIILALRDEELSVNHLADIVDKSPAAVSQHLAKLRLARIVLARQEGTKVFYRLANEHARQLVADAIFQAQHSLSNDPPHHRGEHPSPEDLR; encoded by the coding sequence ATGCATGCAGATACTAAGTGTTCGTTGTCGGTGGAGAGCAGTTATGTCGAGCTGGCCGCCGAGGTGTTCTCGATGCTTGCGGATGCGACGCGGGTGCGGATCATTCTTGCGTTGCGGGATGAGGAGCTTTCGGTGAACCACCTCGCCGATATCGTCGACAAGTCCCCGGCTGCTGTCTCGCAGCATCTAGCGAAGCTCCGCCTGGCGCGGATTGTGCTGGCGCGGCAGGAGGGCACGAAGGTGTTCTACCGGCTCGCGAACGAGCACGCCCGGCAGCTGGTGGCGGACGCGATCTTCCAAGCACAGCACTCGCTGAGCAACGACCCTCCCCACCACCGTGGGGAGCACCCGTCACCGGAGGACCTGCGCTGA
- a CDS encoding heavy metal translocating P-type ATPase — MSTPHNGGAEHAHADHDHVAHGHTPSNPAAVTATAHGSQTDHRAVPHEHGESMSHEGHSATSGHGGHGGHAGHGDHVGQFRRLFWIMLVLAVPTVALSGMFSMILGYALPDVPGLSWVSPVLGTVMYVWGGKPFLVGAVSELRSRQPGMMLLIGLAITVAFVASWGATLGIVHHELDFWWELALLIVIMLLGHWIEMRSLAQTTSALDSLAALLPDEAERVEGDQVVTVSPAELVVGDVVVVRPGASVPADGRIVDGHASMDESMVTGESRTVERSIGDQVTAGTVATDSGLRVEITATGDDTTLAGIQRLVTEAQSSSSRAQRLADTAAAWLFWFALGAAAITAIVWTLIGAPDAAVIRTITVLVIACPHALGLAIPLVVSIATERAARGGVLVKDRLALESMRTVDTVLFDKTGTLTKGEPVVSEVSAVDGTNPDRVLALAAAAEADSEHPLARAIVRAADDKQLTVPRSADFTSSPAVGVTATVEGTTIRVGGPHLLSEESASELAIADRWRADGAIILHVTQDGRVLGALKLADEVRSESREAVDALHALGVQVVMITGDAASVAHTVAEELGIDRVFAGVRPEDKAAKVQELQNEDRKVAMVGDGVNDAPALAQADVGLAIGAGTDVAIASAGVILASDDPRSVLSVIELSRASYRKMKQNLWWAAGYNLISVPLAAGILAPIGFVLPMSVGAILMSLSTIVVALNAQLLRRLDLRPDTTTRAILNR; from the coding sequence ATGAGCACCCCGCACAATGGCGGCGCGGAGCACGCACACGCCGATCACGATCATGTGGCGCACGGCCATACCCCGTCGAACCCTGCCGCGGTGACCGCGACAGCGCACGGTTCGCAGACGGACCATCGTGCAGTGCCGCATGAGCATGGCGAGTCGATGTCGCACGAGGGCCACAGCGCAACGTCCGGCCACGGTGGGCACGGCGGTCATGCGGGACATGGCGACCACGTCGGTCAGTTCCGGCGGCTGTTCTGGATCATGCTCGTTCTGGCCGTCCCCACCGTCGCGCTCTCCGGCATGTTCTCGATGATCCTCGGCTACGCCCTCCCCGACGTCCCCGGTCTTTCGTGGGTGTCGCCCGTGCTGGGCACGGTCATGTACGTCTGGGGTGGCAAGCCGTTCCTCGTTGGGGCGGTCAGTGAGCTTCGCTCTCGCCAGCCGGGGATGATGCTGCTTATCGGCCTGGCGATCACGGTCGCGTTCGTCGCCTCCTGGGGTGCGACCCTGGGCATCGTGCACCATGAGCTCGATTTCTGGTGGGAACTCGCCCTTCTCATCGTCATCATGCTGTTGGGGCACTGGATCGAGATGCGCTCTCTCGCTCAGACCACGTCCGCTCTCGACTCTCTCGCTGCGCTCCTGCCGGACGAGGCGGAACGTGTGGAGGGCGACCAGGTCGTCACGGTCTCACCTGCCGAGCTCGTCGTCGGCGATGTCGTGGTCGTGCGGCCCGGCGCAAGCGTCCCCGCGGACGGACGCATCGTCGATGGACACGCATCGATGGACGAGTCGATGGTCACTGGCGAATCCCGCACCGTGGAGCGCAGCATCGGTGACCAGGTCACGGCAGGAACTGTCGCCACCGACTCGGGGCTTCGGGTCGAGATCACCGCGACCGGTGATGACACGACCCTGGCCGGCATCCAACGCCTGGTGACGGAGGCGCAGAGTTCCTCTTCCCGCGCGCAGCGCCTCGCCGACACGGCTGCCGCGTGGTTGTTCTGGTTCGCTCTGGGCGCTGCAGCGATCACGGCGATCGTGTGGACGCTCATCGGGGCTCCCGACGCTGCTGTCATCCGCACGATCACGGTGCTGGTCATCGCTTGCCCGCATGCCTTGGGCCTGGCCATTCCGCTGGTCGTCTCGATTGCCACAGAACGCGCCGCGCGCGGGGGCGTGCTCGTCAAGGATCGCCTGGCGCTGGAGAGCATGCGCACGGTCGACACGGTGCTGTTCGACAAGACCGGCACCCTCACCAAGGGTGAACCTGTCGTCTCCGAAGTCTCCGCCGTCGACGGCACCAACCCCGACCGCGTTCTCGCGCTGGCCGCAGCCGCCGAAGCCGACAGCGAGCACCCACTTGCGAGGGCCATCGTCCGCGCGGCCGACGACAAGCAGCTCACCGTCCCACGCAGCGCCGACTTCACGTCGTCACCCGCCGTGGGCGTCACCGCGACCGTCGAGGGAACAACCATCCGGGTCGGCGGACCGCACCTGCTCTCCGAGGAGAGCGCGAGCGAACTCGCGATCGCCGATCGGTGGCGTGCAGACGGTGCCATCATCCTCCACGTCACCCAGGACGGCCGCGTTCTCGGAGCCCTGAAGCTCGCTGACGAGGTGCGCTCGGAATCCCGCGAAGCCGTCGACGCCCTTCACGCGCTCGGCGTTCAGGTCGTGATGATCACCGGCGACGCTGCATCCGTCGCACACACCGTCGCCGAGGAACTGGGCATCGACCGCGTCTTCGCCGGGGTCCGCCCCGAGGACAAAGCCGCCAAGGTCCAGGAGCTCCAAAACGAGGACCGGAAGGTCGCGATGGTCGGTGACGGCGTCAACGACGCCCCTGCCCTCGCGCAGGCCGACGTCGGGCTCGCGATCGGCGCCGGCACAGATGTCGCGATCGCCTCAGCCGGCGTCATCCTCGCCAGCGACGACCCTCGCTCGGTGCTCTCCGTGATCGAACTGTCACGGGCCTCGTACCGGAAGATGAAGCAGAACCTGTGGTGGGCCGCCGGCTACAACCTCATCTCCGTGCCCCTCGCCGCCGGCATCCTCGCCCCCATCGGATTCGTGCTGCCGATGTCGGTCGGAGCGATTCTCATGTCGTTGTCCACGATCGTCGTCGCCCTCAACGCACAGCTGTTGCGCCGACTCGATCTGCGGCCCGATACCACGACCCGCGCCATCCTGAATCGATGA
- a CDS encoding cation diffusion facilitator family transporter, which produces MTEVGHSHGTGNATPRKRLIIAFSITASFFVVEVIGAVITGSLALLVDAAHMLTDVIGLAMAVTAAHLMNRPPTSRYTFGLRRTEVLGALAQATLLLGVGLFALVEGVRRLFEPPEIASGSLLFFGIVGLVANIASLLVLVGGRGQNLNMRAAFLEVVNDALGSVAVIASAILIALLGWYQADAVAGVLIALLIIPRTVILLRASGRMLLESAPQGLDLDEVRRHILELPHVVAVHDLHATQVSTDLPTLSAHVVVDTAATMQDSAALLTKLQECVTEHFTVSIEHSTFQIEPESLPGEHLTHE; this is translated from the coding sequence ATGACGGAAGTAGGTCACAGCCACGGGACCGGAAATGCCACCCCCCGCAAACGCCTGATTATCGCGTTCTCGATTACCGCGTCGTTCTTCGTCGTCGAGGTTATCGGCGCGGTTATCACGGGCAGTCTCGCGCTGCTCGTGGACGCGGCGCACATGCTCACCGATGTCATCGGACTCGCGATGGCCGTCACCGCCGCACATCTGATGAACCGGCCACCTACTTCCCGCTACACGTTCGGACTGCGGCGCACGGAAGTACTCGGCGCTCTCGCGCAAGCCACGCTGCTACTCGGCGTCGGCCTCTTCGCGCTCGTCGAAGGTGTGAGGCGACTGTTCGAGCCTCCGGAGATCGCGTCAGGCAGCCTGCTGTTCTTCGGCATCGTCGGACTGGTCGCCAATATCGCATCCCTGCTTGTCCTTGTGGGCGGACGCGGGCAGAACCTCAACATGCGTGCCGCGTTCCTCGAAGTCGTCAACGACGCCCTCGGATCCGTCGCCGTCATCGCCAGTGCGATCCTCATCGCGCTCTTGGGCTGGTACCAAGCGGACGCGGTAGCCGGCGTTCTAATCGCCTTACTCATCATCCCGCGCACCGTCATCCTGTTGCGCGCTTCCGGCCGAATGCTCCTGGAATCCGCTCCTCAGGGCCTCGACCTTGACGAGGTCCGACGACACATCCTCGAGCTCCCGCACGTGGTTGCCGTTCACGACCTGCACGCGACGCAGGTATCGACAGATCTTCCCACGCTGAGTGCTCATGTCGTCGTCGACACCGCAGCGACCATGCAGGACTCCGCTGCGCTGCTGACAAAGCTCCAGGAATGCGTCACCGAGCATTTCACCGTCAGCATCGAACACTCCACATTCCAGATCGAACCCGAATCGCTCCCCGGAGAACACCTCACTCATGAGTAA
- a CDS encoding DsbA family protein, with translation MKNFVKAALASVALVVVLLVGVLIYVLVSQNNATPVAEGGENPQVIRESSHVLDDGGEGAVTVVEFLDFECEACGAFYPIVEDLREKYDGEITYVVRYFPLPGHFNSKNAAIAAEAAAQQDRFEDMYHRLFETQTQWGEAQDSRADLFRSFAEELGLDMAAFDEAVANPATADRVELDVNEGDRLGVSSTPTFFVDGEPVTLEKWDDLENSIESAVNGDL, from the coding sequence GTGAAGAATTTTGTGAAGGCCGCTCTCGCCTCCGTTGCGCTTGTGGTCGTACTGCTCGTGGGAGTGCTGATCTACGTCCTTGTCAGCCAGAACAATGCGACGCCCGTCGCTGAAGGCGGCGAGAACCCGCAGGTGATACGAGAAAGCTCACATGTCCTCGACGACGGAGGCGAGGGGGCGGTGACAGTGGTGGAGTTTCTGGACTTCGAATGCGAAGCTTGCGGCGCGTTCTACCCGATCGTTGAGGACCTCCGTGAAAAGTACGACGGCGAGATCACCTACGTGGTCCGCTACTTCCCCTTGCCTGGTCATTTCAACTCCAAGAACGCGGCGATCGCCGCCGAGGCGGCCGCGCAGCAGGACCGGTTTGAGGATATGTACCACCGGTTGTTCGAAACACAAACGCAGTGGGGCGAGGCACAGGATTCACGCGCCGATCTCTTCCGAAGTTTCGCTGAGGAGCTCGGGTTGGATATGGCGGCCTTCGATGAAGCTGTCGCGAACCCTGCAACGGCGGACCGGGTCGAGCTGGATGTCAATGAAGGCGATCGACTCGGAGTCAGCAGCACTCCCACGTTCTTCGTCGACGGTGAACCCGTCACCCTCGAGAAGTGGGACGACCTTGAGAACAGCATCGAGTCAGCGGTGAATGGTGATCTGTGA
- a CDS encoding DUF305 domain-containing protein, with translation MNKKLPLAVSTGILTLALALSGCADNSTAPSSETTSPSQSSSTSQATEADEMFVTMMIPHHQQAIEMADILLAKDGADPRVVELAEQIKAAQRPEIDKMLGWLEDWGVDYDPDSMAGMDHGSMGGDDSMMSEEDMTLLENADAAEASRLFLEQMIVHHEGAVDMAQTALDDAQNPDVLDLAQQVIDDQTAEIATMQELLEQL, from the coding sequence ATGAACAAGAAACTCCCCCTCGCTGTCAGCACCGGCATCCTGACACTCGCGCTAGCGCTCAGCGGCTGCGCGGACAACAGCACCGCACCGTCCAGCGAGACCACCTCCCCGTCGCAGTCGTCGTCGACCTCACAGGCGACTGAGGCGGACGAGATGTTCGTCACGATGATGATCCCGCATCACCAACAGGCCATCGAGATGGCCGACATCTTGCTCGCCAAGGACGGGGCAGACCCACGCGTGGTCGAACTCGCCGAACAGATCAAAGCAGCGCAGAGGCCCGAAATCGACAAGATGCTCGGATGGCTCGAAGACTGGGGCGTGGACTACGACCCTGACTCCATGGCCGGCATGGACCATGGGTCAATGGGCGGTGACGACAGCATGATGTCCGAAGAAGACATGACCCTGCTGGAGAACGCAGACGCCGCCGAGGCCAGCCGTCTGTTCCTCGAACAGATGATCGTGCACCACGAAGGTGCCGTCGACATGGCGCAAACTGCCCTTGACGACGCGCAGAACCCGGACGTCCTCGACCTCGCCCAGCAAGTGATCGACGATCAGACCGCAGAGATCGCCACAATGCAGGAACTCCTGGAACAGCTCTAG
- a CDS encoding (2Fe-2S) ferredoxin domain-containing protein, translating into MAKKQRRSQATNQDQMIVVVCRGGDCGSRRKHPDTDHAAQLREIRNAAGTNTAVTVSRCLDACEHSNVVVIIPDADGRNAGESPVWVGEANDAEVTAEILKTMAGPSDLTGVPALVNIHTFHPTRQNRRELDEEIS; encoded by the coding sequence ATGGCAAAGAAGCAACGACGATCGCAGGCGACAAACCAAGATCAGATGATCGTCGTGGTGTGCCGAGGCGGCGACTGCGGCAGCCGGCGCAAGCACCCCGACACTGACCACGCTGCACAGCTTCGCGAGATCAGAAACGCCGCTGGCACGAACACCGCTGTCACAGTCAGCAGATGTCTCGATGCGTGCGAGCACTCCAACGTCGTCGTCATCATTCCTGATGCGGACGGCCGAAACGCTGGCGAGTCACCGGTCTGGGTCGGAGAAGCAAACGACGCCGAGGTCACCGCCGAAATCCTCAAGACGATGGCCGGCCCCAGCGATCTCACCGGTGTTCCCGCGCTCGTCAACATCCACACCTTCCACCCGACTCGTCAGAATCGTCGGGAACTGGACGAAGAGATCAGCTGA
- a CDS encoding F510_1955 family glycosylhydrolase, with protein sequence MTALAVIATGCTATPLGNPDPAPRIDHIHGIAEDPRGDDLLIATHNGIFTLDPGGKISGPIGGHDFDAMGFTAWKDTLFASGHPGEDTPDELGAPNLGIIRSDDYGNSWSPIALNGTTDFHVLTAGPDGVLYGIPSSQVNLLTSTDDGSTWTERAPLGAADLAATESGVYAAAEEGILLSTDGGNTFTPVDAAPVLYALEARTDGTLVGAGTDGVLWSQDENGPWQKLESLRGAVQALTVIDERIILVDDRGIVEITTDDTTVLSPAR encoded by the coding sequence GTGACGGCCCTCGCCGTCATCGCCACCGGCTGCACCGCAACACCGCTCGGAAACCCCGATCCGGCACCCCGCATCGACCACATCCACGGCATCGCCGAAGACCCACGCGGCGATGACCTGCTCATCGCCACACACAACGGCATCTTCACCCTCGACCCCGGCGGGAAGATCTCCGGCCCGATCGGCGGACACGATTTCGACGCCATGGGATTCACCGCCTGGAAAGACACGCTGTTCGCGTCCGGACACCCCGGGGAAGACACCCCGGATGAACTGGGAGCCCCGAACCTCGGCATCATCCGCAGCGACGACTACGGGAACTCCTGGTCCCCGATCGCTCTCAACGGGACCACCGACTTCCACGTCCTGACCGCAGGACCAGACGGCGTCCTGTACGGCATCCCTTCCAGCCAGGTGAACCTACTCACCAGCACCGACGACGGAAGCACCTGGACAGAGCGTGCACCCCTCGGCGCCGCTGATCTCGCCGCCACCGAATCCGGCGTGTACGCCGCAGCCGAAGAAGGCATCCTCCTCAGCACCGACGGCGGCAACACCTTCACGCCCGTCGACGCGGCCCCTGTTCTGTACGCTCTGGAAGCGCGCACGGACGGCACCCTTGTTGGTGCCGGTACGGACGGGGTCCTGTGGTCACAGGACGAGAACGGTCCTTGGCAGAAGTTGGAATCGCTGCGCGGCGCCGTGCAAGCACTCACCGTCATCGACGAGCGCATCATCCTCGTCGACGACCGCGGCATCGTCGAGATCACCACAGACGATACGACCGTCCTCAGCCCCGCCCGATAA
- a CDS encoding ArsR/SmtB family transcription factor encodes MPTALASATHTAAVARLGHALSDPTRAGVLLALREAPAYPSDLADALGVSRQVMSNQLACLRGCGLVEAIPDGRRTWYRLADTHLAPALDELMRVVLFVDPDCCGGENCTCA; translated from the coding sequence ATGCCTACTGCTCTCGCGTCCGCGACGCACACCGCAGCGGTCGCGCGGCTCGGCCACGCGCTGTCTGATCCGACCCGCGCTGGCGTCCTGTTGGCGTTGCGGGAAGCTCCTGCATACCCGTCAGACCTCGCGGATGCTCTAGGCGTCTCGCGGCAGGTCATGTCGAACCAGCTTGCATGCCTGCGCGGCTGCGGACTGGTCGAGGCAATCCCGGACGGCCGGCGCACTTGGTACCGGCTGGCCGATACCCACCTCGCCCCGGCCCTCGACGAACTGATGCGCGTTGTCTTGTTCGTCGACCCCGACTGCTGTGGCGGAGAGAACTGCACCTGCGCATGA
- a CDS encoding DUF6153 family protein, giving the protein MQVAFRTTRPQLSLRAVLMLGAATLMVIVGLLAMHTFTAEPAGHGSPGLTHSTSAAGDEHVTDLMGSPDSVGTACDGPCHVSTGPGQGHNDMLTACVLALLAGLLLLLPPTLIHGRGLPLHRAMSLVKWDATGVLPRAPSLTFLSISRT; this is encoded by the coding sequence ATGCAAGTCGCGTTTCGCACCACACGCCCGCAGCTGTCGCTGCGCGCGGTGTTGATGCTCGGCGCGGCCACGCTCATGGTCATCGTCGGGCTGCTGGCGATGCACACCTTCACCGCCGAACCAGCCGGGCACGGATCACCCGGGCTCACCCACTCAACATCCGCAGCCGGCGATGAGCACGTCACTGACCTGATGGGCAGCCCCGACAGCGTGGGCACCGCCTGCGATGGGCCCTGTCACGTAAGCACCGGGCCCGGCCAGGGCCACAACGACATGCTGACGGCCTGCGTGCTCGCGCTACTCGCCGGCCTCCTGCTACTGCTTCCTCCGACGCTGATCCACGGTCGCGGCCTGCCCCTTCACCGAGCGATGAGCCTGGTGAAGTGGGATGCCACAGGTGTCCTTCCGCGAGCTCCCTCGCTCACGTTCCTTTCGATAAGTCGCACCTGA
- a CDS encoding cation transporter, with protein sequence MSATEARPGNERRIVLQRRVRWIVTATIVYNIVEAIVAISAGSIASSTALIGFGLDSTIEVLSAAAVAWQFTRRDPERWEQGTLRVIAIAFFALAAYVIVSSALALLTQTDVEHSTLGIVMTALSVATMPFLSFAERRAGRELGSATAVADSKQTLICTYLSAAVLIGLVLNSLFGWWWADAIAGLVIAGFAIREGIEAWRGDACATTVGMLLEDDHEHGEYDSHEH encoded by the coding sequence ATGAGCGCCACCGAGGCTCGGCCCGGCAACGAGCGCCGCATTGTCCTCCAGCGGCGTGTCCGGTGGATCGTCACCGCAACGATTGTCTACAACATCGTCGAAGCGATCGTTGCCATCTCGGCTGGCTCAATCGCGTCCTCGACCGCGCTCATCGGATTCGGCCTCGACTCCACCATCGAAGTCCTCTCGGCGGCAGCCGTCGCGTGGCAATTCACACGCCGCGATCCAGAGCGGTGGGAGCAGGGGACGCTGCGCGTCATTGCAATAGCTTTCTTCGCCCTCGCCGCATACGTCATCGTCTCCTCTGCTCTGGCCCTGCTCACTCAGACAGATGTCGAGCATTCGACGCTCGGCATCGTCATGACCGCGCTCAGCGTGGCGACCATGCCCTTCCTCTCGTTCGCGGAACGTCGCGCCGGCCGCGAACTCGGTTCGGCGACGGCAGTCGCGGACTCGAAGCAGACCCTCATCTGCACGTACCTGTCCGCCGCGGTGCTCATCGGGCTCGTGCTCAACAGCCTGTTCGGCTGGTGGTGGGCCGACGCGATCGCGGGTCTCGTCATTGCGGGCTTCGCGATCCGCGAGGGCATCGAAGCCTGGCGCGGCGACGCCTGCGCGACCACCGTAGGGATGCTCCTTGAAGACGACCATGAGCACGGCGAGTACGACTCGCACGAGCACTAA
- a CDS encoding metal-sensitive transcriptional regulator gives MTVAADPTTSCDHGDHGYITDKARYLARLKRIEGQSRGIHRMVEDEKYCIDILTQISALTSALQSVAVGLLEDHLRHCVADAARAGGDIAEEKVREASQAIARLVR, from the coding sequence ATGACTGTTGCTGCCGACCCCACAACGTCCTGCGACCACGGCGACCACGGGTACATCACTGACAAAGCCCGCTATCTCGCCCGTCTCAAGCGCATCGAAGGACAATCACGCGGTATCCACCGCATGGTCGAGGACGAGAAGTATTGCATCGACATCCTCACTCAGATCTCCGCGCTGACCAGCGCCTTGCAAAGCGTTGCCGTCGGACTTCTCGAAGACCACCTGCGTCACTGTGTGGCAGATGCCGCTCGCGCCGGCGGGGACATCGCTGAAGAGAAAGTGCGTGAGGCGTCTCAGGCGATCGCGCGCCTGGTGCGCTGA
- a CDS encoding flavin-containing monooxygenase, with amino-acid sequence MARTLSHRRVIIVGSGQAGLAVAAALKAQGLEPQRDFAVIDAAPQGHRSWANRWHSMVLLSDARHSALPAFPFPGDQSRYPRADEMLDYLASVEAELGVRTAWGVQAQEVTQIGVGFTLHLSTSSGDIQTRNVVCATGAATVPRIPAWSRTMLVPGLVLHSSEYEYPAQIPPGSVLIVGGGNSGVQLAEELCSSHDVTLSSRTRRRYRAREQYASAAGPMVPWLSRVRRPEPVFGDHSRLPPGIVRAPAVVDAGGASVTFADGSQMEPTSVILATGYAPGDSWLPEQPSHKLPRTKTNVPGLFVAGMPSHSVRGADTITGAWRDALTIAHQITDRP; translated from the coding sequence ATGGCGCGGACACTATCGCACCGACGGGTCATCATCGTGGGCTCCGGACAGGCCGGATTGGCCGTTGCCGCCGCGCTGAAGGCTCAGGGCCTGGAGCCACAGAGGGACTTCGCCGTCATCGACGCGGCACCTCAGGGACATCGCAGCTGGGCGAACCGATGGCATTCCATGGTGCTTCTCAGCGACGCACGTCACAGCGCCCTACCTGCGTTCCCTTTTCCCGGAGACCAGAGCCGTTACCCGCGCGCCGATGAGATGCTCGACTACCTGGCATCGGTGGAAGCTGAACTCGGTGTAAGAACCGCGTGGGGAGTGCAAGCCCAAGAGGTGACGCAGATTGGCGTAGGCTTCACCCTTCACCTGTCGACATCCAGCGGGGATATCCAAACGCGCAACGTCGTCTGCGCCACCGGTGCCGCCACGGTGCCGCGCATCCCGGCATGGTCGCGGACGATGCTAGTCCCAGGCCTCGTACTCCACTCCAGCGAGTACGAATACCCCGCGCAGATCCCGCCAGGCAGCGTACTGATCGTCGGCGGAGGCAACAGCGGTGTCCAGCTCGCCGAAGAACTCTGCAGCTCTCATGACGTCACACTCTCGTCGCGGACACGACGTCGATATCGGGCACGGGAGCAGTACGCGTCGGCAGCCGGCCCGATGGTGCCGTGGCTGTCACGCGTACGACGCCCTGAGCCAGTTTTCGGAGACCATTCTCGCCTTCCCCCGGGGATCGTGCGGGCGCCAGCCGTCGTAGATGCAGGTGGTGCGTCGGTGACGTTCGCCGACGGATCGCAGATGGAGCCGACGTCAGTGATCCTTGCCACCGGATACGCGCCCGGAGATTCTTGGCTCCCCGAACAGCCGTCGCACAAACTTCCGCGCACGAAAACCAACGTGCCTGGCCTGTTCGTCGCCGGGATGCCCAGCCACAGCGTGCGGGGAGCCGACACGATCACCGGAGCGTGGCGAGACGCGCTCACCATCGCCCACCAGATCACCGACCGCCCTTGA
- a CDS encoding YHS domain-containing protein encodes MSDSIMGSCCGHKPGTVAADGRKDLLARSADEYAECPVMVGSAVVKADAEAAGLFRDYDGNRYYFCCAGCGPAFDADPARYATAAV; translated from the coding sequence ATGTCCGACTCCATCATGGGATCCTGCTGCGGCCACAAGCCTGGCACCGTCGCTGCCGACGGACGCAAGGATCTTCTCGCCCGATCGGCGGACGAGTACGCCGAATGCCCCGTCATGGTGGGCAGCGCCGTCGTAAAGGCGGACGCGGAAGCCGCCGGTTTGTTCCGCGATTACGACGGCAACCGGTACTACTTCTGCTGCGCCGGATGCGGTCCCGCATTCGACGCTGACCCGGCCAGATACGCCACCGCCGCCGTCTGA